A region from the Metopolophium dirhodum isolate CAU chromosome 9, ASM1992520v1, whole genome shotgun sequence genome encodes:
- the LOC132952287 gene encoding protein atonal-like codes for MLRTTPDVVYQSQHYCDAFDDPFASFQWYDDSGYGYVATADEKSTTDRRLTAVSASGGSDNSFGGGSSDKSFGGGSGSKVDSAGSRKRRRLAANARERRRMNGLNEAFDRLRGVVPAADDERKLSKYETLQMAQTYIVALHEQLGMTPSVATENPSSTAAAARTCSANFGVPMLWPQQRQL; via the coding sequence ATGTTGAGGACAACCCCGGACGTGGTGTATCAGTCACAACATTATTGCGACGCGTTCGACGACCCTTTCGCGAGTTTTCAGTGGTACGACGACAGTGGTTACGGTTACGTCGCCACTGCGGATGAAAAGTCGACGACTGACCGTCGGTTGACGGCGGTTTCGGCGAGCGGCGGTAGCGATAACAGTTTCGGCGGTGGCAGTAGCGATAAGAGTTTCGGCGGCGGCAGCGGTTCAAAGGTCGACTCGGCGGGCAGCAGGAAGCGCCGGCGGTTGGCGGCGAACGCGCGCGAGAGGCGCCGCATGAATGGCTTGAACGAAGCGTTCGACCGGCTCCGGGGCGTCGTGCCGGCCGCCGACGACGAGCGCAAGCTGTCCAAATACGAAACGCTCCAGATGGCCCAGACATACATCGTGGCCCTGCACGAACAGCTCGGCATGACGCCCTCGGTGGCCACGGAGAACCCCTCGTCCACAGCGGCGGCCGCGCGAACGTGTTCCGCCAATTTCGGCGTCCCGATGCTGTGGCCGCAGCAACGGCAGTTATAG